A DNA window from Streptomyces sp. B21-083 contains the following coding sequences:
- a CDS encoding methionine adenosyltransferase, translating into MDVITTTGLSTASALLGVEVVERKGAGHPDTLADGTAEAISRAYSRYCLEEFGAILHHNTDKTSLLGGAADVSFGHGELTAPVQVLVNGRITAALGDHAIPVADIVTTAARDHLAQALPLLDVNRWVDVRPRLTQASSPGAVHTSDIAAAREASRQRWFAPRSLDDLAERHRMFSNDSSAGVAYWPLGTGEQLALGVESHLTSEAFRTEHPYYGTDIKLMIVRHGARVQLTACVPQIARETADLDTYIARRTRARDLITELATSIAPEHHVTVSVNTRDDDTRPELYLTATGSSIESGDEGVVGRGNRANGLISMLRPWSAEGVSGKNPVYHVGKLYNLAAAEAARRLHEETGLDCAVVLVSQSGRDLTDPWQAIVQTSGPQPVGAVCVRRVIADVMADLGTLREQLLDGKLATA; encoded by the coding sequence ATGGACGTGATCACCACCACCGGGCTGTCCACCGCCTCCGCCCTCCTTGGCGTCGAAGTCGTCGAACGCAAGGGAGCTGGCCACCCCGACACCCTCGCCGACGGCACCGCCGAAGCGATCTCCCGCGCCTACAGCCGCTACTGCCTCGAAGAGTTCGGCGCGATCCTGCACCACAACACCGACAAGACGAGCCTCCTGGGCGGGGCCGCCGACGTCAGCTTCGGGCACGGCGAACTCACCGCACCCGTCCAGGTCCTCGTCAACGGCCGCATCACCGCCGCCCTCGGTGACCACGCCATTCCGGTAGCCGACATCGTCACCACCGCAGCCCGCGACCACCTCGCCCAGGCGCTGCCGCTGCTGGACGTGAACCGGTGGGTCGACGTGCGGCCACGGCTGACCCAGGCATCCAGCCCTGGCGCCGTCCACACCTCGGACATCGCCGCCGCGCGCGAGGCGTCCCGGCAGAGGTGGTTCGCCCCGCGCAGCCTGGACGATCTCGCCGAACGCCACCGTATGTTCTCCAACGACAGCAGCGCCGGCGTCGCCTACTGGCCGCTCGGGACCGGCGAGCAGCTTGCCCTCGGCGTCGAATCCCACCTCACCAGCGAGGCGTTTCGCACCGAACACCCCTACTACGGCACGGACATCAAGCTCATGATCGTGCGGCACGGCGCGCGTGTGCAGCTGACCGCGTGCGTCCCGCAGATCGCCCGCGAGACGGCCGACCTGGACACCTACATCGCCCGCCGCACCCGCGCCCGCGACCTGATCACCGAACTCGCCACGTCAATCGCGCCCGAGCACCACGTGACGGTCTCGGTCAACACCCGCGACGACGACACCCGCCCCGAGCTGTACCTGACGGCGACCGGCTCCAGCATCGAGTCCGGTGACGAAGGCGTCGTCGGCCGCGGCAACCGCGCCAACGGACTGATCAGCATGCTGCGGCCCTGGTCCGCCGAAGGCGTCTCCGGGAAGAACCCCGTCTACCACGTCGGAAAGCTCTACAACCTGGCCGCCGCCGAAGCCGCCCGCCGCCTGCACGAGGAAACCGGGCTGGACTGCGCGGTCGTACTCGTCTCCCAGTCCGGCCGGGACCTGACCGACCCCTGGCAAGCGATCGTGCAGACCTCCGGCCCCCAGCCCGTCGGTGCCGTCTGCGTCCGGCGTGTGATCGCCGACGTCATGGCCGACCTCGGCACGCTGCGCGAGCAACTGCTGGACGGAAAGCTGGCCACGGCATGA
- a CDS encoding glycosyltransferase, which produces MSDPQAPLVSVVVSARGNTQRVRNLLDALARQTLSADLLEAVVVDNDLPGPVRPVADAVRDGIWPFPVRVLYEPTPGLSAGRNRGICAARGRYVAVTDPDITPEPGWLRTLVTAIEEEKVFAVGGRTDVLYPGGQTVALTKALRECHGAVDWPGGRELAVWPYWVTGCNLLFDRRTALDIGLFRTDLGRRGRWMGDCEDLEFIDRARQAGHQTLIEPAAVVSHPVYRPETTLRYFVRQGAGHGVCVARMHLSVTVEPAAIQAGPEALHATLVNLAAGWTFLDRARAVEAARDLARIGAYHLERGRLRLLGRRPVALAQHTPTKESPAWT; this is translated from the coding sequence GTGTCCGATCCGCAAGCGCCGCTGGTGTCCGTGGTCGTCAGCGCCCGCGGCAACACCCAGCGTGTACGGAACCTCTTGGACGCCCTGGCCCGACAGACGCTGTCGGCCGACCTGTTGGAAGCGGTGGTCGTCGACAACGACCTGCCGGGCCCTGTCCGGCCGGTCGCGGACGCGGTCCGCGACGGTATCTGGCCGTTCCCGGTGCGCGTGCTGTACGAGCCGACTCCGGGGCTGAGTGCGGGCCGCAACCGCGGGATCTGCGCGGCAAGAGGCCGGTACGTCGCCGTCACCGACCCCGACATCACCCCCGAGCCCGGCTGGCTGAGGACGCTGGTCACCGCGATCGAGGAAGAGAAGGTGTTCGCAGTCGGTGGCCGCACCGACGTCCTCTACCCCGGCGGCCAGACGGTCGCGCTGACGAAGGCGTTGCGCGAGTGCCACGGCGCGGTCGACTGGCCGGGCGGCCGGGAGCTCGCGGTGTGGCCGTATTGGGTGACCGGCTGCAACCTGCTCTTCGACCGCCGCACCGCGCTGGACATCGGCCTGTTCCGTACCGATCTCGGACGCCGCGGTCGGTGGATGGGCGACTGCGAGGACCTGGAGTTCATCGACCGGGCCCGCCAGGCCGGTCACCAGACCCTGATCGAACCGGCCGCCGTCGTATCCCATCCCGTCTACCGCCCGGAGACCACCCTCAGGTACTTCGTCCGCCAGGGCGCCGGGCACGGCGTGTGCGTCGCCCGGATGCACCTGAGCGTGACGGTGGAGCCCGCCGCGATCCAGGCCGGCCCCGAAGCCCTGCACGCCACGTTGGTCAACCTGGCTGCCGGGTGGACCTTCCTGGACCGTGCCCGCGCCGTGGAGGCCGCCCGCGACCTCGCCCGGATCGGCGCCTACCACCTCGAACGCGGACGGCTGCGCCTCCTGGGACGCCGCCCCGTCGCCCTTGCCCAGCACACCCCGACCAAGGAGTCCCCAGCATGGACGTGA
- a CDS encoding transcriptional regulator, producing MSDQVLAHPLAALRAGLGLTGEQYLDRLDDEHFALGYGRMAKSRQKVSRWENGVNSPELPARYAMGRLHSIPREAVTDLGWPDFLLLAFPDDRPVLDSPWTLAGTVTAVAAAARGGSMQDRRGFLIASGATLSGLASSWSLALPEPAAALPRLPAKVPAETSTVSTRLTPALLDVLGQRLDDLRRLDDVLGGARLRHTAIAEYELLNSLAARTGQHGPLEHRLLSLLAESARMCGWLQFDTGHHARAQRFYITALRASATAGDHQVGANTLAFMAIQVYSKGNPQEAVDLVRTAQDATARNATPRVKSMLHARAARALSKTGESTACQRELDAARTEYARGPRDDDPPWSYWLNEGEIEMLAGSSALDLDDPRRALTHFDQARHVQYAADGYVRDHVLYLTRTARAHLQLGDLDATCAVATDAFTQNTTLNSSRPSDALDDLRDELTHHRHVRSVRDFLQFSA from the coding sequence ATGTCCGACCAGGTCTTAGCCCACCCGCTGGCCGCGCTGCGCGCCGGACTCGGGCTGACCGGCGAGCAGTACCTCGACCGCCTGGACGACGAACACTTCGCCCTCGGCTACGGCCGGATGGCCAAGAGCCGGCAGAAGGTCTCCCGCTGGGAGAACGGCGTCAACTCCCCCGAACTGCCCGCCCGGTACGCCATGGGCCGCCTCCACAGCATCCCCCGCGAAGCCGTCACCGACCTGGGATGGCCGGACTTCCTGCTGCTCGCCTTCCCCGATGACCGTCCCGTTCTCGACAGCCCCTGGACCCTGGCGGGTACCGTGACAGCAGTAGCCGCTGCCGCTCGGGGAGGCTCCATGCAGGACCGCCGCGGATTTCTGATCGCCAGTGGAGCCACACTGAGCGGCCTGGCCTCGAGCTGGAGCCTCGCGCTCCCCGAACCGGCCGCCGCCTTACCCCGCCTTCCGGCCAAGGTCCCGGCCGAGACCTCCACCGTGAGCACCCGCCTCACGCCGGCGCTGCTGGACGTACTCGGGCAGCGCCTGGACGACTTGCGCCGCCTGGACGACGTCCTCGGGGGCGCCCGGCTGCGCCATACCGCCATCGCCGAATACGAACTCCTCAACAGCCTGGCCGCGCGGACCGGACAGCACGGCCCCCTCGAACACCGGCTGCTGTCCCTGCTCGCGGAGTCCGCCCGCATGTGCGGCTGGCTCCAGTTCGACACCGGCCACCATGCCCGCGCCCAGCGCTTCTACATCACCGCTCTGCGCGCCTCCGCCACCGCCGGTGACCACCAGGTCGGCGCCAACACCCTCGCCTTCATGGCAATCCAGGTCTACTCCAAGGGCAACCCCCAGGAGGCCGTCGACCTGGTGCGCACCGCGCAGGACGCCACCGCCCGCAACGCCACCCCGCGCGTGAAGTCGATGCTCCACGCCCGCGCGGCCCGTGCCCTGTCCAAGACCGGGGAGTCCACCGCCTGCCAGCGCGAGCTGGACGCCGCGCGCACCGAGTACGCCCGCGGCCCCCGCGACGACGACCCGCCCTGGTCGTACTGGCTGAACGAGGGCGAGATAGAAATGCTCGCCGGGTCCTCCGCTCTCGATCTCGATGACCCCCGCCGCGCCCTGACCCACTTCGATCAGGCCCGTCACGTCCAGTACGCGGCCGACGGCTACGTCCGCGACCACGTCCTCTACCTCACCCGCACCGCCCGCGCCCACCTCCAGCTCGGCGACCTGGACGCCACGTGCGCCGTCGCAACAGACGCCTTCACCCAGAACACCACCCTCAACTCCTCACGGCCCTCGGACGCCCTGGACGACCTCCGAGACGAACTCACGCACCACCGGCACGTGCGCTCAGTCCGGGACTTCCTGCAGTTCAGCGCCTGA
- a CDS encoding DNA polymerase Y family protein, whose product MHVRCPVRLPEEGYHRVLEMLDGFSPVVQALPPGAALVELRGAVGYFGMNECQIADVVRLRSVALLGVDLRIGIGTSWTVAATASGQVTGPGGVLPVTPESTEEWLATLPVEALHGIGPQHATALRRYGIDTVAQLAALPAGTVQRILGARAGRTASERARGQDPRPVTPRALPVSVSVGHRFGRDRLDGAEVRARLLELVVRLGITLRRRGQAARGVTLRLDFAGDARWEKSRRLREPSAHEDDLRTAAYQLMDAAGLQRGRLRGIVLKGEDAVGADAVVEQLSLDPGRETRLVTEEAADRVRDKFGPCVIGPAAAFLRVS is encoded by the coding sequence ATGCATGTGCGGTGTCCCGTACGACTGCCGGAGGAGGGATATCACCGGGTGCTGGAGATGCTGGACGGGTTCTCACCGGTGGTGCAAGCGCTCCCGCCGGGCGCGGCACTGGTCGAACTTCGCGGCGCCGTCGGGTACTTCGGTATGAACGAATGCCAGATCGCCGACGTCGTACGGCTGCGGTCGGTCGCCCTCCTCGGAGTGGATCTCCGCATCGGCATCGGAACCTCCTGGACCGTCGCGGCAACCGCCTCCGGCCAGGTGACCGGACCCGGCGGCGTCCTGCCGGTCACCCCGGAGAGCACCGAAGAGTGGCTCGCCACCCTGCCGGTGGAGGCGCTGCACGGCATCGGCCCCCAGCACGCGACGGCGTTGCGCCGCTACGGCATCGACACGGTGGCCCAGCTCGCCGCGCTGCCTGCGGGGACCGTGCAGCGGATCCTGGGCGCCCGGGCCGGGCGTACCGCCTCCGAGCGAGCGCGCGGCCAGGACCCCCGCCCCGTCACCCCCAGGGCCCTGCCGGTATCCGTGAGTGTCGGGCACCGCTTTGGGCGGGACCGGCTCGACGGAGCGGAGGTACGGGCCCGGCTGCTGGAACTGGTCGTACGGCTCGGCATCACGCTGCGCCGCCGCGGCCAGGCCGCCCGCGGTGTGACACTCCGACTGGACTTCGCCGGTGACGCGCGATGGGAGAAAAGCCGGCGCCTGCGGGAGCCGTCCGCGCACGAGGACGACCTACGTACGGCCGCCTACCAGCTGATGGACGCCGCCGGTCTCCAGCGCGGACGTCTGAGGGGGATTGTGCTGAAGGGGGAGGACGCTGTGGGCGCTGATGCTGTGGTCGAGCAGCTCAGCCTCGATCCCGGCCGGGAGACCCGTCTGGTCACGGAAGAAGCTGCCGACCGGGTCCGCGACAAATTCGGGCCCTGCGTGATCGGACCGGCCGCCGCTTTTCTGCGTGTCTCCTGA
- a CDS encoding ATP-dependent DNA ligase: MEWPVDVALARSLTQLPTGPWAYEIKVDGHRTVLWRTEDSVRLQSRTGRDVTALWMDLALAAMSLPPGVVLDGEAVVYVADDDGTARISFAAAQSRALSRPRRARELADRHPATYVAFDILAHPAAGFPDLRPRPYTERRRILLDILADVGPPIVPVWSTTDRDEALLWYEALEGTGVEGIVAKPLRSAYKTGRSWAKIRHADTVDAAVVGFTGAARHPKALAVRLPDGRVVLSQRLTTVLASAIAPRLVPQAGRAVAEAGDSYTPAGGGIVVEVVAGTTRHGVVTVVRLR; the protein is encoded by the coding sequence GTGGAGTGGCCTGTAGACGTCGCCCTGGCCCGCTCTCTGACGCAGCTGCCGACGGGCCCGTGGGCGTACGAGATCAAGGTCGACGGCCACCGGACCGTGCTGTGGCGGACCGAGGACAGTGTCCGGCTGCAGTCACGGACCGGCCGCGACGTCACCGCGCTCTGGATGGACCTCGCCCTGGCCGCTATGAGCCTGCCGCCTGGCGTGGTCTTGGACGGCGAGGCCGTCGTGTACGTCGCCGACGACGACGGCACCGCGCGGATCAGCTTCGCCGCGGCGCAGTCCCGGGCGTTGTCCCGGCCTCGCCGCGCGCGGGAGCTCGCCGACCGGCACCCCGCGACGTACGTCGCATTCGACATCCTGGCCCACCCGGCGGCGGGCTTCCCTGACCTGCGCCCGCGTCCGTACACGGAGCGCCGCCGGATCCTCCTGGACATACTCGCCGATGTCGGCCCGCCGATCGTGCCGGTGTGGTCGACCACCGACCGGGACGAAGCCCTGCTCTGGTACGAGGCACTCGAAGGAACCGGTGTCGAGGGGATCGTGGCGAAGCCGCTCCGGTCCGCCTACAAGACAGGGCGGTCCTGGGCGAAGATCAGGCACGCGGACACGGTCGACGCGGCCGTGGTCGGGTTCACCGGCGCGGCCCGGCACCCGAAGGCGCTCGCCGTACGACTGCCCGACGGGCGCGTCGTACTGTCCCAGCGGCTGACCACGGTGCTCGCCTCCGCCATCGCCCCGCGTCTGGTTCCTCAGGCCGGGCGCGCGGTCGCGGAGGCCGGTGACTCGTACACGCCCGCCGGGGGCGGCATCGTGGTTGAGGTTGTGGCGGGCACGACCCGGCACGGTGTCGTCACCGTGGTGAGGCTGCGCTGA
- a CDS encoding DUF6207 family protein has product MNPINEAHLREPGQVVVDVAGADDETVFAVQAALAARWATSPADRTTRDVGEPGVRLRCYLDVRQPISSPTAAADAACEVSAASPR; this is encoded by the coding sequence ATGAACCCGATCAACGAGGCACACCTGAGGGAACCGGGGCAGGTCGTCGTCGACGTCGCCGGCGCCGATGACGAGACGGTGTTCGCCGTCCAGGCCGCGCTCGCCGCGCGGTGGGCGACGTCGCCGGCGGACCGTACGACGCGGGACGTGGGCGAGCCCGGCGTTCGACTGCGCTGCTACCTGGATGTGCGCCAGCCCATCAGCTCACCCACCGCGGCCGCCGACGCGGCATGTGAGGTCAGCGCAGCCTCACCACGGTGA
- a CDS encoding nucleoside 2-deoxyribosyltransferase domain-containing protein, which yields MLQLDAIGSPAVVLNPRRDDFPVGQVEAAREQTAWEYEHLRIADVILFWFCAEAVQPIALYELGAHAARGTRLAIGTHPDYPRRLDVLEQLRHARPDVTVHDSLQTTVRAAAKLLPAAPTARP from the coding sequence GTGCTCCAGCTGGACGCGATCGGATCCCCGGCCGTCGTCCTCAACCCGCGACGCGATGATTTCCCTGTCGGCCAGGTGGAAGCGGCACGGGAGCAGACCGCCTGGGAGTACGAGCATCTCCGTATCGCCGACGTGATCCTTTTCTGGTTCTGCGCTGAAGCCGTCCAGCCCATCGCCCTGTACGAACTGGGAGCGCACGCTGCTCGTGGCACCCGCCTCGCGATCGGCACTCACCCCGACTACCCGCGCCGCCTGGACGTCCTGGAACAGCTTCGGCACGCCCGCCCGGATGTCACCGTGCACGACTCTCTGCAGACCACCGTCCGTGCGGCCGCCAAACTACTGCCGGCCGCACCTACCGCACGTCCCTGA